From Oncorhynchus mykiss isolate Arlee chromosome 6, USDA_OmykA_1.1, whole genome shotgun sequence, the proteins below share one genomic window:
- the LOC110518059 gene encoding tRNA-uridine aminocarboxypropyltransferase 1-like isoform X2 has translation MSSSDVLASPSGVDVSSSPKSPLAKTQQPDKDSKPVTKQNPVPASPPLHGLKLAPHRELEQAQQRGRLKCSSCGGSRMFFCYTCCSLVGVSQQEIPSVKLPIKIDIIKHPSEVDGKSTAIHAKILAPDDVTIYTYPCIPEYEDDKVVLVFPGPGSVSVEEMTCRLQNLAVMKSAASPDEEPSPKRPRAEETPGATQQAEGHTSGATHTEERGGEAGIEGQTETPGACPLQRVVFIDSTWNQTTRIITDERLQALLRVELKTRKTCFWRHQKGSPDTYLATIEAVYYFLKDYQELCLRQEYTGQYDNLMYFYCYLHTLINKAKTTAGRR, from the exons atGTCCAGTTCGGACGTGCTAGCCAGTCCCAGTGGTGTGGATGTGTCCTCCTCTCCCAAATCACCACTGGCTAAAACCCAACAACCTGACAAGGACTCCAAACCAGTAACCAAACAGAACCCtgtccctgcctcccctcccctccatggTCTGAAGCTGGCTCCACACAGGGAGCTGGAGCAGGCGCAGCAGAGGGGCAGGCTGAAGTGTTCTAGCTGCGGAGGCTCCCGGATGTTCTTCTGCTACACCTGCTGCTCTTTAGTGGGCGTCAGCCAGCAGGAAATCCCCTCTGTCAAG CTCCCTATAAAGATTGACATCATCAAGCATCCCAGTGAGGTTGATGGGAAGAGCACAGCCATACACGCCAAGATCCTCGCCCCCGATGATGTCACCATCTACACCTACCCCTGCATACCTGAGTATGAAGATGACAAA GTAGTGCTGGTGTTCCCTGGTCCtggatcagtctcagtggaggAGATGACATGCAGATTACAGAACCTGGCTGTCATGAAGTCAGCTGCCTCCCCAGATGAGGAACCGTCCCCAAAGAGGCCCAGAGCCGAGGAGACGCCAGGGGCCACACAGCAGGCTGAGGGACACACATCAGgagccacacacacagaagagaggggaggggaagcaGGGATAGAGGGCCAGACTGAGACACCAGGGGCCTGTCCCCTCCAGAGAGTGGTGTTCATCGACAGCACATGGAACCAGACCACCAGAATCATCACAGATGAGAGACTACAGG CGTTGCTCCGTGTGGAGCTGAAGACCAGGAAGACGTGTTTCTGGCGCCATCAGAAAGGTTCTCCAGACACCTACCTGGCAACCATAGAGGCTGTCTACTACTTCCTCAAGGACTACCAGGAGCTGTGTCTGAGACAGGAGTACACAGGACAGTACGACAACCTGATGTACTTCTACTGTTACCTACACACACTGATCAACAAGGCTAAGACAACCGCTGGGAGACGCTGA
- the LOC110518059 gene encoding tRNA-uridine aminocarboxypropyltransferase 1-like isoform X1, protein MSSSDVLASPSGVDVSSSPKSPLAKTQQPDKDSKPVTKQNPVPASPPLHGLKLAPHRELEQAQQRGRLKCSSCGGSRMFFCYTCCSLVGVSQQEIPSVKLPIKIDIIKHPSEVDGKSTAIHAKILAPDDVTIYTYPCIPEYEDDKVVLVFPGPGSVSVEEMTCRLQNLAVMKSAASPDEEPSPKRPRAEETPGATQQAEGHTSGATHTEERGGEAGIEGQTETPGACPLQRVVFIDSTWNQTTRIITDERLQAALLRVELKTRKTCFWRHQKGSPDTYLATIEAVYYFLKDYQELCLRQEYTGQYDNLMYFYCYLHTLINKAKTTAGRR, encoded by the exons atGTCCAGTTCGGACGTGCTAGCCAGTCCCAGTGGTGTGGATGTGTCCTCCTCTCCCAAATCACCACTGGCTAAAACCCAACAACCTGACAAGGACTCCAAACCAGTAACCAAACAGAACCCtgtccctgcctcccctcccctccatggTCTGAAGCTGGCTCCACACAGGGAGCTGGAGCAGGCGCAGCAGAGGGGCAGGCTGAAGTGTTCTAGCTGCGGAGGCTCCCGGATGTTCTTCTGCTACACCTGCTGCTCTTTAGTGGGCGTCAGCCAGCAGGAAATCCCCTCTGTCAAG CTCCCTATAAAGATTGACATCATCAAGCATCCCAGTGAGGTTGATGGGAAGAGCACAGCCATACACGCCAAGATCCTCGCCCCCGATGATGTCACCATCTACACCTACCCCTGCATACCTGAGTATGAAGATGACAAA GTAGTGCTGGTGTTCCCTGGTCCtggatcagtctcagtggaggAGATGACATGCAGATTACAGAACCTGGCTGTCATGAAGTCAGCTGCCTCCCCAGATGAGGAACCGTCCCCAAAGAGGCCCAGAGCCGAGGAGACGCCAGGGGCCACACAGCAGGCTGAGGGACACACATCAGgagccacacacacagaagagaggggaggggaagcaGGGATAGAGGGCCAGACTGAGACACCAGGGGCCTGTCCCCTCCAGAGAGTGGTGTTCATCGACAGCACATGGAACCAGACCACCAGAATCATCACAGATGAGAGACTACAGG CAGCGTTGCTCCGTGTGGAGCTGAAGACCAGGAAGACGTGTTTCTGGCGCCATCAGAAAGGTTCTCCAGACACCTACCTGGCAACCATAGAGGCTGTCTACTACTTCCTCAAGGACTACCAGGAGCTGTGTCTGAGACAGGAGTACACAGGACAGTACGACAACCTGATGTACTTCTACTGTTACCTACACACACTGATCAACAAGGCTAAGACAACCGCTGGGAGACGCTGA